GAGATCACAATCTGTGATCTCAAAGCCGTCGGGTCGAGGAGGTCGTCGCGTCGCGCCCTACGCCTTCACCGAGCAGGGCGTGGCGATGCTTTCGAGTGTGCTGCGCAGCCCTCGCGCTGTGCACGTGAACATCGAGATCATGCGGGCCTTCGTGCGCCTGCGGCAGATGCTCCAGCAGAACGCCGACCTCGCCCTCAAACTCGCTGACCTGGAGAAGAAATACGACGCCCAGTTCAAGGTCGTGTTCGACGCCATCCGTCAGCTGATGACGCCCCCGGCGAAGCCCAAGCGGCGGATCGGTTTCGGGGGAGGTGAAGGACCATGACCGGGCGGCATCACGGCGCCATGGAC
This portion of the Verrucomicrobiota bacterium genome encodes:
- a CDS encoding ORF6N domain-containing protein encodes the protein MTESAIVPMERIERAILVLRGHRVMLDADLAAMYDVATRELVQAVKRNIDRFPADFMFQLTPEEFDLLRSQSVISKPSGRGGRRVAPYAFTEQGVAMLSSVLRSPRAVHVNIEIMRAFVRLRQMLQQNADLALKLADLEKKYDAQFKVVFDAIRQLMTPPAKPKRRIGFGGGEGP